CAAAGACAGGAGAGGTAGCAGTGTCATGAAGAAAAGTGAGATGTTGATCCTCAAGGTGTTGATTTTCCTTaactttctgtttctttttagCACTCTTGGCGAGCTTGACTGCCTTGGAAGCCGAATAGAAGCAAGCATTGACATCTTCTTTGAAGTAAGAGTCGTAGTGTGGAAAAAGAGGAGGTCCAGAAGAAGCATCAGAAAGCATGGACAAATCCTCCTCCCCAGAGTCTTCATCTTTGAATCTTTTGTCTTTGTGATGTGAAGAAGCATTCTGGTTAAGGAAAGAGTGCTCAAGGTATAGAGTCCAACCAGACTCACAGCCACTACTGCCAAGTTCTGAACCAAATGTGTTCATCTTGGcgtctttaattttgtttttcctagTATATAGGAAAATATAGGAGTGtgggaaaaggaagaaaagaatgaaagaaattatGAAAGTGTTGCAGAGGCTATTAAGGGAATggcaatgaaagaaaaagagtggATATGAGGTTGAAAAGAGCATAGAGAatgagagtgaaataaatggTAGACTGCTTTTGTCCTCATTCTCTCCTCTCATTCGGCTTTGTATGCAAATGAGTAAGTGCCAGTTGGGTGAGCCACACCTCTTTCACATGCTATACAGCAAAGCACTCTGTAACTGTACCCTCTTCACAATCAAAACTTCCTGCATCTCTATttcatgataaaattaaaaaccataaaagaaattactagtatttatttaattaatatacagCACTGCAAAACTGATAAAGCTTTATACACAAGTGCATCAATGGAGAGACTGTGAAAATGTTTTGGGGCATAGTGCAGTTGACTATGATTTTATGCATCCATCCACATGCATTCTCCTTTCCAAAACTTTCCACTGCCAGAATTTACATAAGCATGTGGGCACGTGTGCATTCAAAAGGACACCCTTCCACTCCTaactatttaaaattcattataatacTCTTTATATAGTTTCGATAAATCATCAATTTATAtagtttctcttttaaaattgctttcaaactttttatatataatctatctttcttttatttaaaacattcaaaTCCCTCAGCGTTTATCCAAACTTCCAATGTTACGTACTATTTAAACACATGTCTGCACGTGTATATGCACTTCCATCTAAATCCCacctgcattttttttttctacttagATGAGTGTATTGTAAGACGTAGTTtaataattcataaatcatAACACCAACAcaacacaattttataaataaatataaaatattggaattattaaaatctttttttaaatatcaattcagtccactttatttatatacaaatctgatggattttccttttctaaaaaaaaattctcaaaaaacacaaaatcaataAGTCATAAACCTAATTTGCatttatatcattttcaatccaaaatattaactaaacttatgtgtttttaattatatataatattcaactatctcactttttt
This genomic interval from Vigna radiata var. radiata cultivar VC1973A chromosome 8, Vradiata_ver6, whole genome shotgun sequence contains the following:
- the LOC106771703 gene encoding uncharacterized protein LOC106771703; its protein translation is MNTFGSELGSSGCESGWTLYLEHSFLNQNASSHHKDKRFKDEDSGEEDLSMLSDASSGPPLFPHYDSYFKEDVNACFYSASKAVKLAKSAKKKQKVKENQHLEDQHLTFLHDTATSPVFDFSTDNVARANQQTSVGSVVDYSQGFSATYFMGRSSFQEEHFGFLQSENEVEGNKWYGGKRMGIR